A genomic region of Bradyrhizobium sp. ORS 278 contains the following coding sequences:
- a CDS encoding VOC family protein produces the protein MQIEKIHHVAYRCVDAKATVEFYKKVLNMDLLGAIAEDKVPSTKAPDPYMHIFLDAGNGNILAFFELPNSPPMGRDPNTPEWTQHIAFQVKDMDELEEAKARAEAAGLEVVGITDHTIFKSIYFHDPSGHRLEIATWTATPEQITRMKSVAHAMVDEWATTKKPPRHTAWMHEKEFASAD, from the coding sequence ATGCAGATCGAGAAGATCCATCACGTCGCCTATCGATGCGTCGACGCCAAGGCCACTGTGGAGTTCTACAAGAAGGTCCTGAACATGGACCTGCTCGGCGCCATCGCCGAGGACAAGGTGCCCTCGACCAAGGCGCCCGATCCCTACATGCACATCTTCCTCGATGCCGGAAACGGCAACATCCTCGCCTTCTTCGAACTGCCGAACTCGCCGCCGATGGGCCGCGATCCGAACACGCCGGAATGGACCCAGCACATCGCCTTCCAGGTCAAGGACATGGACGAGCTGGAAGAAGCCAAGGCGCGCGCAGAGGCCGCCGGGCTCGAGGTCGTCGGGATCACCGACCACACCATCTTCAAGTCGATCTATTTCCATGACCCGAGCGGCCACCGCCTGGAGATCGCGACGTGGACCGCCACGCCCGAGCAGATCACGCGGATGAAGTCGGTCGCCCACGCCATGGTCGACGAATGGGCCACCACCAAGAAGCCGCCGCGGCACACCGCCTGGATGCACGAGAAGGAATTCGCGAGCGCCGACTGA
- a CDS encoding MarR family winged helix-turn-helix transcriptional regulator, producing MTKAANETSDRRDGEGVPARELRLQRYFPYRLARLAEQVSLAVAEVYADRFALSRQEWRILAALGEQPRLPTKQIGRLTTLDKMNVSRAMQSLEARGIVSRSRDPEDGRERIVTLTAAGRALYRKIVPHALAREADLLDALTREEVATLNAVIDKLLDATERPA from the coding sequence ATGACGAAGGCGGCCAACGAGACCAGCGACCGGAGGGACGGCGAGGGCGTGCCCGCGCGCGAGCTTCGGCTGCAGCGCTATTTCCCCTATCGGCTGGCGCGGCTCGCCGAGCAGGTGTCGCTGGCGGTGGCGGAGGTCTATGCCGACCGGTTCGCGCTGTCGCGGCAGGAATGGCGGATCCTCGCGGCGCTTGGCGAGCAGCCGCGGCTGCCGACCAAGCAGATCGGCCGGCTGACGACGCTCGACAAGATGAACGTCAGCCGCGCCATGCAGAGCCTGGAGGCCCGCGGCATCGTCAGCCGCAGCCGCGACCCGGAGGATGGCCGCGAGCGGATCGTGACGCTGACGGCCGCGGGGCGGGCGCTGTATCGCAAGATCGTCCCCCATGCGCTGGCGCGAGAGGCCGATCTGCTGGACGCGCTGACCCGGGAGGAAGTCGCCACCCTCAATGCCGTCATCGACAAGCTGCTGGACGCCACGGAGCGGCCGGCATGA
- a CDS encoding tripartite tricarboxylate transporter substrate binding protein codes for MPDDTTITRRALLQCAAWSAIAAVEPAAAAEAEAPYPARPVTWVIPFAPGGATGRLSLLICDRLTRRLGQSFVLDHRPGAGGNVATRSVANAAPDGYTLLATSTANIIHASSGAAPDADGELVPVAGMARMPLLLLVNKELPVKSLPEFLAYAKANPGKLSVGSAGPGTVQQLSAELFRMLGGISWSVVHYRGSGPALTDLASGHIHAMFDNTASATDLLRSGKIRALAVSTRERLDNFPQLPPVADVLPGFETSGFYGVAAPRGTPQAIVDLLNREINAALADPAIAREFTEAGATPITGDSQIYASTYRAEVMRWRKIVAAQASATR; via the coding sequence ATGCCCGACGACACGACGATCACCCGACGTGCATTGCTGCAATGTGCCGCCTGGAGCGCCATCGCCGCGGTGGAACCGGCTGCGGCGGCGGAAGCCGAAGCTCCCTATCCTGCCCGCCCCGTCACCTGGGTCATCCCCTTTGCGCCCGGCGGCGCGACCGGCCGCCTGTCCCTCCTGATCTGCGACCGGCTGACCCGGCGGCTCGGCCAGTCCTTCGTGCTCGACCACCGCCCCGGTGCCGGCGGCAACGTCGCGACCCGCAGCGTCGCCAATGCCGCGCCTGACGGCTACACGCTACTGGCGACCTCGACCGCCAACATCATCCACGCCTCTTCCGGCGCCGCGCCCGACGCGGACGGCGAGCTCGTGCCCGTCGCCGGCATGGCGCGGATGCCGCTCTTGCTCCTCGTCAACAAGGAGCTGCCGGTCAAGTCGCTGCCCGAGTTCCTGGCCTATGCGAAGGCCAACCCGGGCAAGCTCAGCGTCGGCTCCGCCGGTCCCGGCACCGTCCAGCAGCTGTCGGCCGAGCTGTTCCGCATGCTCGGCGGCATCAGCTGGTCGGTCGTCCATTACCGCGGCTCGGGCCCGGCGCTGACCGACCTCGCCTCCGGGCACATCCACGCGATGTTCGACAACACCGCCTCCGCGACCGATCTCTTGCGCAGCGGGAAGATCCGCGCCCTGGCCGTCTCCACGCGCGAGCGCCTCGACAACTTTCCGCAGCTGCCGCCGGTCGCCGACGTTCTGCCGGGGTTCGAGACCTCCGGCTTCTACGGCGTCGCGGCGCCGCGCGGGACACCGCAGGCCATCGTCGATCTGCTCAACCGCGAGATCAATGCGGCGCTGGCCGATCCGGCGATCGCCAGGGAATTCACCGAGGCCGGCGCCACGCCGATCACCGGCGACAGTCAGATCTATGCCTCGACCTACCGGGCCGAGGTGATGCGCTGGCGCAAGATCGTCGCCGCGCAGGCGAGCGCCACCCGATAG
- the htpG gene encoding molecular chaperone HtpG, producing the protein MTDTATVSHSFQAEVSELLHLMVHSVYSETDIFLRELISNASDACDKLRYEAIARPELIGDGEPPQIRIIPDKAATTLTIADSGIGMDRHELIDHLGTIARSGTKAFVQKLAEAKDGTGLIGQFGVGFYSAFMVADRITVISRRAGGSEVWTWTSSGGAGFEVAPASEEDAQRVTRGTEIVLHLKDDAKKYLETYEIERIVTAYSDNIQFPIMLVQAEGEPRQINSASALWQRSKSELSAEDYAKAYKSIANAFDEPAMTLHYRAEGRYSYAVLLFAPSTKPFDLFEPARKGKVKLYVRRVFITDDADLMPAYLRFIRGVIDSEDLPLNLSREMLQNNPQLAQIRKAVTTRVISELEQLAEKDAANFDKIWDAFGAVIKEGLYEDFERRDKLLALSRFTTTSGERRPLKQYVEGLKENQTEIYFLVGDSIERLKSNPRLEAAKARGVEVLLLTDPVDAFWTSARLEFDGKPLKSLSQGDINFDPIPVTEKEAEDEAKPAADEANTIALIKASLGDHVTDVKVSTRLTTSASCLVAGSHGPDRELERILSQQARGARTKPILEINLRHPLVVAVAKAAADKAKVDDLSFLLLEQAQILDGELPEDPAAFAARLNRLVLQGVAA; encoded by the coding sequence ATGACCGACACCGCCACCGTTAGCCATTCCTTCCAGGCCGAAGTCTCCGAGTTGCTGCACCTGATGGTGCACTCGGTCTACTCCGAGACCGACATCTTTTTACGCGAATTGATTTCGAACGCCTCCGACGCCTGTGACAAGCTGCGCTACGAGGCGATCGCCAGGCCGGAGCTGATCGGCGACGGCGAGCCGCCGCAGATCCGCATCATTCCCGACAAGGCAGCCACCACCCTGACCATCGCCGACAGCGGCATCGGCATGGACCGCCATGAGCTGATCGACCATCTCGGCACCATTGCCCGCTCCGGGACCAAGGCGTTCGTGCAGAAGCTCGCCGAGGCCAAGGACGGCACCGGCCTGATCGGCCAGTTCGGCGTTGGCTTCTACTCCGCCTTCATGGTCGCCGACCGCATCACCGTGATCAGCCGCCGCGCCGGCGGCAGCGAAGTCTGGACCTGGACCTCGTCGGGCGGCGCCGGCTTCGAGGTCGCACCGGCCTCCGAGGAGGACGCCCAGCGGGTCACGCGTGGCACCGAGATCGTGCTGCACCTCAAGGACGACGCCAAGAAATATCTCGAGACTTATGAGATCGAGCGCATCGTCACCGCCTATTCCGACAACATCCAGTTCCCGATCATGCTAGTGCAGGCCGAGGGCGAGCCGCGCCAGATCAACTCGGCGAGCGCGCTGTGGCAGCGGTCGAAGTCGGAGCTGTCGGCCGAAGACTACGCCAAGGCCTACAAGTCGATCGCCAACGCCTTCGACGAACCGGCGATGACGCTGCACTATCGCGCCGAGGGCCGCTACTCCTACGCTGTGCTGCTGTTTGCGCCCTCGACCAAGCCGTTCGACCTGTTCGAGCCGGCGCGCAAGGGCAAGGTCAAGCTCTATGTCCGTCGCGTCTTCATCACTGACGACGCCGATCTGATGCCGGCGTACTTGCGCTTCATCCGCGGCGTGATCGACAGCGAGGATCTTCCGCTGAATCTGTCGCGCGAGATGCTGCAGAACAATCCGCAGCTGGCGCAGATCCGCAAGGCGGTGACGACGCGCGTGATCAGCGAGCTGGAGCAGCTTGCCGAGAAGGACGCGGCCAACTTCGACAAGATCTGGGACGCGTTCGGCGCTGTCATCAAGGAAGGCCTCTACGAGGATTTCGAGCGCCGTGACAAGCTGCTGGCGCTGTCGCGCTTCACGACCACCTCGGGCGAGCGGCGCCCGCTGAAGCAGTATGTCGAGGGGCTCAAGGAGAACCAGACCGAGATCTACTTCCTGGTCGGCGACAGCATCGAGCGGTTGAAGTCCAATCCGCGGCTGGAGGCCGCAAAGGCGCGCGGCGTCGAGGTGCTCTTGCTGACGGATCCGGTCGATGCGTTCTGGACCTCGGCGCGGCTGGAGTTCGACGGCAAGCCGCTGAAGTCGCTGAGCCAGGGCGACATCAATTTCGATCCGATCCCGGTCACCGAGAAAGAGGCCGAGGACGAGGCCAAGCCGGCTGCCGACGAGGCCAACACGATCGCGCTGATCAAGGCGAGCCTCGGTGACCACGTCACCGACGTGAAGGTCTCGACCCGGCTGACCACCAGCGCCTCGTGCCTGGTGGCCGGCAGCCATGGGCCGGACCGCGAGCTGGAGCGCATTCTCTCGCAGCAGGCACGCGGCGCCCGCACCAAGCCGATCCTAGAGATCAACCTGCGCCATCCGCTGGTGGTCGCCGTCGCCAAGGCGGCGGCCGACAAGGCCAAGGTCGACGATCTCTCGTTCCTGCTGCTCGAGCAGGCGCAGATCCTCGACGGCGAACTGCCGGAGGATCCGGCGGCGTTCGCGGCGCGGCTCAACCGGCTCGTGCTGCAGGGCGTGGCCGCGTGA